The sequence ccccattTGATCTTTTCCTGGAATAACAGAAATGCTCTTTAGAGAGTGAGTGATGCAGGGATTTACTGGAAAACCATCAGGGGGAAATATTAATAACCATCATCGCCATGTTCTTTCTGTTCCTTGTTCAGGCTGTCCTGTTCCCAAAAGCAATATTCCAGCAGGAGGAGCAGTGCAGGTCAAGGATGAACAGgatctggagaaaaggaaaattcctgCCAGCCTCAGCACAGGTGTGTGGTGTTGTGGGAATTCACTGGCAGCACCTTGAAATTGGTAGGATTGGAAGGATGGGGGATTCCAGCTCATCcctggtttttgggggggggggaattgTTGTTCTTTGGAGATTTATGTTGTGTCACATCAGACTCAGGGAATGTTTGGAATCTCCTTATTCCAGGCCGTGGTGGTGCCGTGACCCAGGGATCATCCTCGAGAGCATCCCACGCCCCGCGCCGCcactgctctgagctggcacAAACCTCGGGGAGCCGCCACAATGCGGGAACAAATCCGGTGGGAATGAGGAGCGGTGGCAGAGTCCTGGCGGCGCAGGAGCTGGATGAGTTCAGGCGGTTCCTGCTCTACCACCAGGGCCAGCTGGAGGCCACGGCGGTGCCGTGGTTCATCTGCGCCGAGTGCGGGAAGGGCTTTGCCCGCCACGGGTACCTGCTGCGGCACCAGCGCGCCCACGGCGGGCGGGCCAGGAGTAATTCACCAATATCCCAGAGAAACACCCCTGCTTCCCGGAGAAATTCACCTGCTTCCTGAAGAAACACCCCTTTCTTCCTGGAGAAACCCCCTTTCTTCCTGGAGAAATCCCCCTGCTTCCTGAAGAAACCCCACTGCCTCCTGGAGAAACCCCCCTGCTTCCCAGAGAAATTCACCTGCTTCCTGAAGAAACACCCCTTTCTTCCTGGAGAAACCCCCCTGCTTCCTGGAGAAACCCCCCTGCTTCCTGGAGAAACCCCCCTGCTTCCTGGAGAAATTTACCTGCTTCCTGGAAAAATTCACCAATATCCCGGAGAAACCCCCCTGCTTCCCAGAGAAATTCACCTGCTTCCTGAAGAAACccctctgcttcctggagaaaACCCCCCTGCCTTCTGGAGAAATACCCCTGCCTCCTGGAGAAACTCACCTGCTTCCTCAAGAAATCCCCCTACTTCCTGGAAAAATTCACCTGTTTCCCAAAGAAACCCCCGTTTCCTAAAGAACCCCTCCTTCCTCCCGGAGCCCCCCACCCTCCACAGCCCCCTCGGAGTCCCTCTCCCCGTCCTGCACGTGCCACAAGCCTGCCGAGGGTGCAGCTTTGCAGTCAGCTGTGAAAAatcctgctctgcccagaggtGGGGGTTTATAGTCCTGTGTGGGGCAGAGTGGATTCTGGGGATAAGGCAGTTTTCCCAAAATGGAATCGTGCTGCTTTGAAAGTGGGAGATCCCAAGTCAGATCTacaatttaataggaaaattagaataaaatgcagtaatacaaaaaCACTGACAAGAGTTGGGATACACCCTGGcagcctgtgggtcagggaggtggcacagccccatcccaggggggctcagccctcctgcagtgccagctgtgcttctgctggagcaggatctgcacaaggggggagttttccttggagctccagggctgggggagatgggcctgggctcctctgggaatgcagggggaaggaagctgctcctctgggaatgcagtgggaagaaagctgctcctctgggaatgcagggggaaggaagctgctcctctgggaatgcagggggaaggaagctgctcctctgggaatgcagtgggaagaaagctgctcctctgggaatgcagggggaaggaagctgctcctctgggaatgcagtggggaaggaagctgctcctctgggaatgcagggggaagaaagctgctcctctgggaatgcagggggcaaaggctgctgtgctgttcccaggtcagattgtatccaggtaggaatgtttggctcctcccctgggcagagcatctccccatggatgatggaattttctcagccgtgcagggacactcagtggccacggatagatctcctggagggaggatgagtcctggaagagagaaagaaaaccacccCAGCTGATTTTATAGAATACATGTTTTTGGTTACATCTTGTATACCAACCTAAAACATGAATCGAGTTCTGATTCATTTGGTGCTGGCCTAATGGTCATTGATCAGGACCTGGGTAATTCCTGTCATTCTTTCCATGCTCCATCCATCTCCTCCTTGGAGCATGTGCTGGAGAGTATCCAGAGTACCACAGAGAAACAGTGGAAGTTTTCAGAgatgaaaaatgaagaatttgggatgggattgtAAGATGATGTTTGAAGCAACCAATTCCAGGCATTATTTCCCCTACTTTAACTGTTCTCCCATTACTATACCTGCAGAACTAACTCTATTTTTGGGTTCTATTCCTATATTGACCCCATATTTTCCTGTGGGGTGAGATGATGCTTTGGTTTCTGAAAttctagggggaaaaaaaccctgggTGTATTCAAAATGTGTGTACAATGTGTTGGTAAggttcctctgggaagcagaaatgcaggacggagaaggggagaggagaggggagggagcacatgcaaattttgtgttttctcccCACATGCTGGTAGTTTTCAGCATTTTTGAATATTCCAGTTGCGTGCCAAGAGGGAAACTGTGTTGCCTCCAGTTGGAGAGGTGTCCTCAGTCACAGACTCCAACTGGAACGGTCTccaggctcagcagcccctgaggagcagcagagaacaTCCAGCTGGTGCTGTGCTGGAGTTCCAGGAGTTCTGAGCAGGACTGGGAAAATGCACTTGGTCCCAAAGCATCCTGGCCATCCTAGGTACAGGAATAATGTCCCAAAAAGCCAGCCTTTTGGCACTGGCTTCTCATTATTTCCTTCTCATAAGTGAAGTTCTGGGGTTGGCTTTGCTTTTATTCCTCACAGAATcccggaatggtttgggttggaagggatgttaaggatcatccagtgccacccctgccatggcagggacacctcccactgtcccaggctactccaagcctggccttgggcactgccagggatccaggggcagccacagctgctctgggcacctgtgccagggcctgcccaccctcccagggaacaattcctaattcccaatctcccatccatccctgccctctggcagtgggagccattccctgtgtcctgtccctccctgccttgtccccGGTCCCTCTCCAGGCGGGGATGCTCCAGGGTAGGATGTGGTTTGACAGCTCGGCCATCCTGCACTGCTCCCTGGACTGGGATACAGCTCCATTCCCACAGAGGGGATGTTCCTCTCTCTCCTGACCCCTGGATCCCGTGGGATGCTCCAGGCCTCAGCACCCCTCACTCTTGAGGGGTTCAGAGCTGCTGTGTCAGACCCAGCTTCAACTGCCCACTGCCACAAGGGGTGGGATCTTCAGCAGGTGCTGGCCTGGGAGCAAAGCTTCTGATGTGACATTCCCAAGGAAATAGCACCTGCGTGGTAAGAGATGTTTGGAAAATCTGGGGAATCAACCAAGCAAACCACgtgtgtgctggcagcaggtgaaTCCATGGCTGAGATGAAGAAGCCTCAGAGGTTTCTGAAGGAGCTGgaagggctgagcctggagaaatGAGGCTCagggggggaccttgtggctctgcacagctcctgacaggaggggacagccgaggaggggtcaggctctgctcccagggaacagggacaggaaaaTTGAAATGGACTTATATTTGGATTGCAAATTGGAGAAAATGTCTTGATGAAAaaaggctcagccctggggccaTGGGGCAAGCCTGAGGAGCTCGGGGTGTCCCAGTGGGGCACACAGTGCTGGAGGGGACTGAGCGATGACATCCTGCAGGGAAATGGCTGCTCCGGCTCCCGTGATGCTGCTCAGCCCGTTAACCCTTCTTGTCCCACTGCCCTCCCTTCCCCGGGGCCGGGTCATCCCCCTCCCTGTCCAGCCCGGGGGAGCCCCGCCATGCCCGGGTCCTGGAGCAGCGAGGCACTGGAGGAGCTTTTCCCGGGATAATCCCGGGAAGGTGGGACCGGAACGCTTTTCTGTGGCCTGGCACCAGCCCAGCCCGAAGGGTTCCAGGGTCAGGATGAGCACACGGGTGTGGTTCCCAAACCCACAATGTCCCCGCACGAGGGTCTTGCGGCCAGGACGGGGGTCCTGCTGTGGGTGGTCATGTCCCGTCCCCCACGGCTCCTGGCCCTCGGTGCCACCCAGGTCGGTGCTCCCGGGACGCGGGTCCAGTCCAGTGTCCcaggctggtggcagcagcggtGATGTCCCGCAGCgcctggtgctggtggcagagctgagACCGATTCGCACAGCGGTGCCAATGCCGGTGGcggtggcagtgctggaggtgcCGGTACCCGGTGCCAGCGGACTGTGGCAGCGCCGGTCCCGGCGGCAGAGCCGCCGGTGTGGGTGGCGGTGGCGGTACCGGGGCCGCGCCGGTGGCGGAGCCGCTGCCGGTGCCGGTAGGCGGCAGTGCTCGGCGCTccgcgctgccgccgctccccgcccgctGCCGCCCAGCCCGGAGGAGGCGGATGCGATTCCCCGGCTGCCCGTGGCTGctcggcggggcggcggggcccggcccgtGCGCAGGCACCGAcagcggccccgctcccggccccggcccggccccgctccgcgctcgccgccgccgcccggccccagccccagcccccgccccggccgccggggcccGGCCCAGCTCCGCGGGGCCATGGCCGAGTGGGCGCCCGCCCAGGTAAGCGCGGCCcggggcaccggcaccgggaaccGGCCGCAGGCGgagccgccccgcccgccccgctcccgccgctgcccggcccggcccgcggggccCCGCCGCCTCCGGGGACCGGACCCGCGGTGGCCCCGGTGCCCCGGGACGTGGCCGAACCCCCCTGCCCCGGGACGGCCGTGCGTCCCGGGATGCGCCGGGCACCGCTGACCCGGGATGTCCACGTGCCCTCGGGATGCCCCGGGATGTCCCCAGGGACGTGACCCGCCGTGGCCCCGGTGCTCCCCGGATGCCCCGCTGACCCGGGATGCCCGTGTGTTCCCAGCATGTCCCCAGGCACCTCTGCCCCGGGATATCCCCGTGcccccgggatgccccagggtGCCCCGGAATGCTCTGAGCAGGCTTCAGCCCAGGGACGTCCCGGGCACTCCTGGcatgtccctcagtgtccccagggtgttcCTGCACGCCCCTGGTCCAcacctgccctggctgctccctgcccacccAGCCCCATCCTCCTCCCGAGTGGGTTCcagcctgggcagagccaggaaTGGCTCCCAAGGGATTGGGGTGACAAGTTGGGAGGGGGTCACCACGGTGACCTGCCTAGTTCTGGCAGGTGTtccacggggacagggatgggcactgaCCCCTCAGGCCGGTGGGCATTGCACACGGGGGTCCCCTGCAGTTCTTGGGGTTGCTGGTGGCCAAAAGCCCCGGAAGCGGGGAACAGAGGCTCCAGGGGGTGACCGTGGGCCTCCTCCCACTCGTGCCCTCCTCGTGGCCCAGGTGCAGGAGTGGAACATGGAGGCCCCTCACCTGATGCCGCTgcagccgccgctgctgccggaGCGCGCGCACGTGCGGGAGGCGCAGCTCCACTCCGCCGAGGCCTCGCtctggaccgtggtggccacggTGCAGGCCATGGAGAGGAAGATCGACCTCCTGGCCACGCgcctgctcagcctggagggcCGCTCTGGCACGGCCgagaagaagctgctggactGCGAGAAGACGGCCATGGAATTTGGGAACCAGCTGGAGAGCAAGTGGGCCGTGCTGGGCACCCTCATCCAGGAGTACGGGCTGCTCCAGCGGCGCCTGGAGAATGTGGAGAACCTGCTGAAGAACAGGAACTTCTGGGTGCTGCGGCTGCCCCCCGGCCCCCGGGGCGAGGTCCCCAAGGtagtgtcccaggggggctgcagggcagtggGGGGGACCCTCGGTTTCCCTGGGGAGTGGGCGCCGCTGAGCGAGGGGCTCTTGTCCCCACAGGTGCCAGTGACATTTGTTGACATCGCCGTCTACTTCTCAGCGGAGGAGTGGAAGAACCTGGAGGAGTGGCAGAAAGAGCTGTACAACAACCTGGTGAAGGAGAACTACGAGGCTTTGCTGTCCCTGGGTAAATGTCCCTTTCTCCCCTCTCCTGGCAGGATGGAGCGATGGCTGTGTTGTCTCCTCAGTGGGTCCCCAACGTGGGTGGCCTGGTGCCCTGCCCCTGGTCAGTGGTGGCACTCGCTGTGTCCTGGGACCATTGCAGAGGGAACGCTCCATGGCTCATGCTGTGCgtggggacagggtgacacactgccatgccagtgctgcagggggCTGGAGAGGGTCCTTGTCCCCCAGAACCCAGGACCTGAGTGTCCACACTACCTCCAGCATGGAGGCACCGTGGGATTTAGGCACATTCTCTGCCAGGAGAAACGCCAGGTCCTGGTAGCCTGGTgtgtccccagagtgtcccccGAAGCCTGGCTGACAGGGAGGGGCTGACAGGCATGGTGACACCGGTCTGTGTCCCTGGCAGATGGGGCCATCTCCAGAAGTGAGGCCCAGCCCCGCAGCGAGCGCGGGGACGGGCCCTGTGTCCCCGAGCAgcgggagctggagcagagggagctgccGCCGGACACCTGCGCGGGtgaggcactgcaggaggacccgtccccactgtccccactgtccccactgtccccactgtccccaccgTCCCCACCTCACTTCTCCCACCCTCCTCACCCCAGGGATgcccctcctccctcccaaaCAGTCCCATCCCCACTGGGCCCACTTCTCCAGCTGTGACTGGGAGCTGCCATGAGCGACCCCAGAAAATCCGTGACTGTTGTGCTGGAGATCTTGGATATCTGTCACTGGGAGATCCACGTGTCCCCTGCTGCCACCATATTGTGTCAGGGCCCATGGGCTGTGTCACAGTCACCCAGCCCCATCAGCCGTGCTGTTGTCACCTGTCCCCAATGGGGTCTGTCACAGTCATCTGTTCACAGGGATTGTGCCTGTCTCCAAAGGTTGTCTCAGGGTTACCCATCCCCGTGGGCCATCTCAGTGTCACCCATTCCCAAGGGCTGTCCTACAGTCACCCATCCCTGTGGGCCATCTCAGTGTCACCCATTTCCAAGGGCTGTCCTACAGTCACCCATCCCCGTGGGCCATCTCAGTGTCACCCGTTCCCAAGGGCTGTCCTACAGTCATCCATCCCTGTGGGCCATCTCTGTCACCCATTCCCAAGGGCTGTCCCACAGCCACCTGTCCCTCCAGCTCCCTGGGGCTGTTGGATGTCCATAACtgctgtgggatggggatgtTCCCTGAGGCCGGAGTCCAGGGGTCACACACCCCGGGTGTGGTGGCCGTGGGTCACACGTGTGGCTCCATCCGGGCCCCGGCCAAGTCTCTCCTTGTGAACAGAGTCGCTGATCTCCACCTCCGACATCCTGTCCCGGATCAAGCAGGAGGTGGCCTTCGTGGGGGAGCAGCAGTTCCCGGAGGAGCGGGGGATGCCTCCAGACCCCTGTGCAGGTGAGCCCGGCGCTGAGCCTGCCCCCGCCGGAGCCGTTCCCTCCCCTGCCTCCCGGAGCAGGGTGTGGCCCCGCGtgcctgagtccctgtccccgtgtccccgtccctgtccctccctgcaggcGCGGACGCCCTGATCACCGCGCACGACTTCTTGTCGTGGATCAAGCAGGAGGAAGAGCCCTGCGTCCgggagccctgggagctgcccgAGAGGGAGATGCTGCCCCCgggccctgctcctggtgagGATCCCCAccgcggggctggggcggggggGAGCCGTGCCTTGGGGacatccccagtgtccccggtAGGACTGACCGGTCTCTCTGTCCCCCGCAGCCAGCGAGGGGCTGCTGGTGAAGACGGAGGAGCGGTGCCCCCACGCCGAGCCCCCCGAGGAGGTGGGTTTGCCGGGCAGCTCCGGGGAGCTGCTCTTCCCCGGCACGGGCTTCGGGACCCCCGAGGGACaggcggcggtgccggcggcgGTGGCCCTGCCGGCGCAGCACAGACTGGGCAAAGCTCCGGGCCCCGAGGCGGGCCCGGGGGCCGATgccgggggcggccccgcggcgccgccgggccccgccgagGAGCGGCCGCACGGCTGCGCCGAGTGCGGGAAGAGCTTCAGCGGCAAGAAGAGCCTGCGGATCCACCAGCGCAGCCACGCGGCCGAGCGGCCCTACCCGTGCGCCGAGTGCGGCAAGAGCTTCAATTGCCACTCGGGGCTGGTGCGGCACCAGATGATCCACCGCGGCGAGCGGCCCTACAAGTGCTCCGAGTGCGGCAAGTGCTACAGCCGCAAGGAACACCTGCAGAACCACCAGCGGCTGCACACCGGGGAGCGCCCCTTCGCCTGCGCCCAGTGCGGCAAGAGCTTCATCCGCAAGCAGAACCTGCTCaagcaccagcgcatccacaccggggagcgCCCGTACCAGTGCCCCGCCTGCGGCCGCAGCTTCCGCTACAAGGAATCGCTCAAGGATCACCAGCGGGTCCACGGCGCCgaggcggggccgccgccgctgcccccgccCGGGATCCTGCCCCCCGGCGACTAGGGGCCACCCCCCGGCACCGGGACATCCCCCGGCCACGCAGCTTCCCACCGAACCGAGGTgcccggccgcggcgggggGCAGGCGGGGAGCCCCGGGCGGGGGGACgagcccccgggacccccgccaCGGACGGACACTTCACCCCCCCAGCGCTCCCCCCACGGACAATGTCGCCGCCCGGGGTGGGGGGCAGCCCCCCGCCGCGTCCCCCCGCGCCACCCCCGCCTGCCGCTCTGTCCCCTCGCCCCCGCTGCTTATTTTTACtgccccccctccccgcgccgTCCCGCTGTACAGTGCTTGGGGTGTAGTTTTGTATGGACGAAGCGATACGGAATAAAGTCGTGCTGGGCCGCAGAGCCTTCGGCACCCCCGCCGCGGGTCCCCCGTGCTCTGtggccgcgctcccgccccgtcCCCGGGGTCCCGGGGAAGGCGGCGGCAGCAGGATGGGACGGGGGGAGTGACCTGGTGGGACACAGGGCAGTGGGAATGGCAGCGCTGTGCGTCCAGGGATGTGGTGGCTCAGGAGGTCCCTGTGTCACCGGCTGCAGTGGCCTCGTGCAGGTGCAGCTGTCTAGAGACCCCCACTCGTGTCACCGACCCACCCCTGGGTCCttcctgtcccctgtccttgacccatcccagctccctcctaCCCCCGATTTGGGGATAGGAGTTGTTTCATTATTTCACACAATTCTTTCCCCACAGCCGTGTGACTCCAGGGCCCTTCCTCAGGCACCCCAGGGTCCACAAGCTGGGTGTCACCATCCTCCTGGGAGGCCACGACCAGAGCTGGGTGCCCCTGCAAatgccacagctcctgctgctgtcccactgtcccctccctgggggCTGCACCTTCCTGTCCCACCCCACCAGGACGTGGCAGTCAAGgggccctggctgctgggggGCTGGAAgaggggacagcacaggggACACAGCACAGAGGGTTCAGCAGTGCTGTCACCCTGGAGATGGAGGGAGGAGACGGGGTGCAGGGCTGGCGTGCCCTGGGGACGCTGCACATGCCGTGGGGACCTCAGAcattccctggggaccctgcaCACTGCTGGGGACCTTGGGCGTTCCCTGGGACCCTACACACTGTCCAGGGGTCTTGCATGATGCCAGGAACCCCACACATCCCTGGGGACCCCAAGCATTACTGGGGACACTGCACCTTGCATGGAGACCCCAAACGCTGCTGGGGACCTTGGACAATTTCTGGGAATCCTGCACACACTCTGGGAACGCTGCACAGTGCTTGGGGACCCCGCACACTCCCTGGGGACTCTGCACACTGCTCAAGGGGTCTTGCATGATGGCAGGGACCCCCCACActccctggggacactggacaCTGCAGGGAACCTTGGATAATCCCTCGGGACACTCCAGTAACCTGTCaggctgcctgggcccggcccatTCCTGGGCACGCTCTGAACTtgctggggacactgctcaCTGCCTGGAGACACCAAACACTCCTGGGCAGGGCACCCTCCACATTCCCCCCAAGCTGTGCATGCCCTCACCCCTCTCCAGGTccgcagagctgctgctgcccagccctgatCCCAGGGCACTGGGCTGCCCCAAAGGAACGGGGTCGAAGCTCGTCTGTCCCATGGCCTTGTCCCCATCCAGGGCTGCAGCGCCACGGGACAAACGactccccctggcccagctcccgCCCCCACACAGAGATCACACGCAAAACCATCATTTCTGAGTTTTtttggaggcttttttttttttttttaatagaagtttTATGGTTATATGCAAATTAGGTCATTAAATGATTTGCATAAAATCTTCGCACGTCAGCGACTAAGTGTTCCTAACTCCCACCCCCCGACAGGTAGTAAATCCTACTGGACTAGCGCCGTCAGGCTGCGCTGTCACGCGTGTCCCCGCGGGCACGGCGGCGTCGCCTCGGGGCGCTCCCGCGCCGGCCCGGAGCGCTCCGAGCCCGCTGGGCAGCGCCGGCCGCCCGCCTCCTCCGTCCCTTGCCGCGGGGAACGCCCGGGTGCCGCCCGCGTCACCGCTCACCGTCCcgccggggcggccgcgggctcTCCGTGTCCGTGGCGGAGCGGCTCCCGCCGTCCCTAGCTGTTGGCGAGGAAGAGGCGTCTGTGTCGGGAAGCGGAGCCGCGCGGCCGCCCGCGgcgccggccccggccgcggTTACCGAAGGGGCTCCGGCTGGGCACGGCGGTGTCTGCCCAGCCGGCGCTCCCGGCTGGCGGCTCGGGGAAGCTGGGCTCGGCTTTGGGCTGCTCGAGGAGCGGGCTGGGGTCGCGGCGGGGCTCGGGGgctggcggggccgggctcTGGCGGGCGCCGGCGCGCTCCTGGCGCAGGTAGCGCAGCTCGTCGCGGATGTCCGTGAGGACGCCGAGCAGGCGGAACTGCAGCTCCCGGTCGCGCGCCCGCTCCTCGCGCTGGGTGGCCCGTTCctcctgccacatggccagctCCTGGTGGTACAGCTGGTCCCACTGCTCCTCCAGGTCGAGCAGGTGGTGGATGCTAGTCCTCCAGCTCTCGCGGCGGTCCTCGCGCAGCCGGGAGCAGCCCAGcccgcggccggcggcggccggggcgtcTCCGGGTGGGGAGGCGGAGGAGGGCAGCGACTCCTCGGTCAGGGCGCCGTGCAGGGGCGAGCGGGCCGGGGGCTCCTCCTCCGCCGGAGCTTtctcccagctgggccccatcAGTACCCTGGGCAAGGCGCCCACCTCCGGGCCCGGGCCGCCCGCCTGCTCCTCGGGATGCGCCGAGTCGAGCCCGCGGCCCAGGGCGGGCAGGTCGGACACCCCCTCGTGCCCCCAGTCCGAGTGAGCGTCCGCGGGGTTGAGGGAGTCCTCGGGCAGGGAGGTCAcggagccctgggagctgcaccGGCGGATCAGCATGGCCTGGCGGGACAGTTTCATGTCCTCCTCCGCCGACATGGGGGCCTCGGGCCCCGGCTGCATCCCCGCGGCCCCACCGTGGCCTCTCTCCACCTCCCGGCCTTCCCGTTCCTCCTCCTCCGACATGGAGGCGTAGGAGACCAGGGACTCGTTTcgcagggatggggagatggCCGACGCGTCTGGAGTGCGCAGCTCCGGTCCCGACTCGGCTGGGAGAGAAGAGAAACCTCCAGTGAAccacagcactgccctggcccCAGGCCCTCCCCGGCACGTGGATCCCAGTGGATCTCCATCCTGACCCAGAGGATCTCCATGCTGACCCACAGGATTTCCACCCTGACCCAGTGATCTCCATCCTGACCCAGAGGATCTTCATGCTGACCCAGAGGATCTTCATCCTGACCCAGAGGATCTCCACCCTGACCCAGAGGATCTCCATGCTGACCCAGTGGATCTCCATCCTGATCCAGTGGATCTCCATGCTGACCCAGTGGATCTCCATCCTGATCCAGTGGATCTCCATGCTGACCCAGTGGATCTCCATCCTGATCCAGTGGATCTCCACCCTGACCCAGAGGATCTCCACCCTGACCCAGAGGATCTCCATGCTGACCCAGAGGATCTCCATCCTGATCCAGTGGATCTCCATCCTGATCCAGTGGATCTCCATGCTGACCCAGAGGATCTCCACCCTGACCCAGAAGATCTCCATCCTGACCCAGAGGATCTCCACCCTGACCCAGTGGATTTCCATCCTGATCCAGTGGATCTCCATGCTGACCCAGAGGATCTCCATGCTGATCCAGTGGATCTCCACCCTGACCCAGAGGATCTCCACCCTGACCCAGAGGATCTCCATCCTGATCCAGTGGATCTCCATCCTGACCCAGAGGATCTCCACCCTGATCCAGAGGATCTCCATGCTGACCCAGAGGATCTCCATGCTGACCCAGAGGATCTCCATCCTGACCCAGTGGATCT comes from Lonchura striata isolate bLonStr1 chromosome 1, bLonStr1.mat, whole genome shotgun sequence and encodes:
- the LOC116183281 gene encoding LOW QUALITY PROTEIN: zinc finger protein 783-like (The sequence of the model RefSeq protein was modified relative to this genomic sequence to represent the inferred CDS: deleted 2 bases in 1 codon) is translated as MSPHEGLAARTGVLLWVVMSRPPRLLALGATQCWRCRYPVPADCGSAGPGGRAAGVGGGGGTGAAPVAEPLPVPVGGSARRSALPPLPARCRPARRRRMRFPGCPWLLGGAAGPGPRRHRQRPRSRPRPGPAPRSPPPPGPSPSPRPGRRGPAQLRGAMAEWAPAQVQEWNMEAPHLMPLQPPLLPERAHVREAQLHSAEASLWTVVATVQAMERKIDLLATRLLSLEGRSGTAEKKLLDCEKTAMEFGNQLESKWAVLGTLIQEYGLLQRRLENVENLLKNRNFWVLRLPPGPRGEVPKVPVTFVDIAVYFSAEEWKNLEEWQKELYNNLVKENYEALLSLDGAISRSEAQPRSERGDGPCVPEQRELEQRELPPDTCAESLISTSDILSRIKQEVAFVGEQQFPEERGMPPDPCAGADALITAHDFLSWIKQEEEPCVREPWELPEREMLPPGPAPASEGLLVKTEERCPHAEPPEEVGLPGSSGELLFPGTGFGTPEGQAAVPAAVALPAQHRLGKAPGPEAGPGADAGGGPAAPPGPAEERPHGCAECGKSFSGKKSLRIHQRSHAAERPYPCAECGKSFNCHSGLVRHQMIHRGERPYKCSECGKCYSRKEHLQNHQRLHTGERPFACAQCGKSFIRKQNLLKHQRIHTGERPYQCPACGRSFRYKESLKDHQRVHGAEAGPPPLPPPGILPPGD